Part of the Benincasa hispida cultivar B227 chromosome 12, ASM972705v1, whole genome shotgun sequence genome is shown below.
CGTTGAATCCTTATTAACAAAAAGAGGGCAGACCGGGCAGCGTCATACCTGCCCGTTGACTATAAAAGCAACTACAAATCGAAAACCCCCCTTTCTCCATTAGAGAGAATCAAAGCAATTTGGCGTTGAGATATTGGGAGAGGTTTCTCTTTCTAGGGTTccttcctctcttcttcttctccattgTTGCTAATTTCACTTCCTTCACCTCTAAGTCCCATCTCCAATGGCGCTCTCTGATAAACCCTCTCGCCAATCTCTGATCCCCAGCTTCCTTTACTCTTCCCCTTCTTCCACCCGAACCCTCCCTCTCAAGAAGATGCTTCAATCTTCACCCACTTTCGATGCCGTTTCCTCTCCTCCTAAAAGCTTTGTTATTCCCGCTCCAACTGAGCCGTCTAGGAAGATCGAGTTGTACTCGCCAGCCTTTTACACTGCTTGTACTTTTGGTGGAATTCTCAGCTGTGGTCTCACGCATATGGCTGTTACTCCTCTTGATTTGGTTAAATGCAATATGCAGGTTCGTTTTATCTTCGATTTCTCTCTTTACATTTCTGCTTAGCTTACTTGTGTTTgggatttttgaaatttttttcgtCGTTCTCTGATTCAGATCTGTGGATTTTCTCGCTTTTTTAGGAGGTTTTTATTTTGTGTGTTGGTTTTTTTTGGCTGTGGTTGTTGAATTTTGTATGGATCGGATCTATAACTTGGCTGATATATTATAGGCTGGATCTGCTATTAAGAAGTTAACGACGGTCTTATGCTTGTTTAGATTGATCCTGCGAAATACAAAAGTATTTCGTCTGGTTTTGGAGTTTTGCTCAAGGAGCAGGGTGTGAGGGGTTTCTTCAGGGGTTGGGTGCCTACTCTCCTTGGATACAGTGCACAGGGTGCCTGTAAGTTTGGGTTCTACGAGTTCTTTAAGAAGTATTACTCTGATATTGCTGGACCTGAGTACGCAGCTAAGTACAAGACCTTGATCTACCTTGCCGGTTCTGCATCTGCTGAGGTGATTGCTGATATTGCACTTTGCCCTTTCGAAGCAGTGAAGGTTCGGGTTCAAACTCAGCCTGGTTTTGCTAGAGGTCTAGCAGATGGACTTCCCAAGTTCGTTAGATCCGAAGGAGCTCTAGGGTACGTACTGCTATAAATTATTCATCCCCCATTTTCTAAGTGACAGGTGGAAAGATTTCTGGATGTTTTAATGGATTGATGGGTTACTACTCGTTTGTAATTGCAGGTTGTACAAGGGTATTGTTCCACTCTGGGGACGCCAGATTCCATGTAAGTTAATAAAGAACAATTCTGATCTTTAACCTATTTGTGCCCTTTTTGCTCCCGTTACCTTTTCTTGCATTGAATGGTCATGTTTTCGCACACTGtcacacacatatatacaaGAGTTGGAACTATGGTGACTGATACTTTAAAATTGGGGTATGCTTAGCTATTATTACAAGCACTCTCCTTTAACTCGTATACTgattttaatgtttattaacCTTTATATTGGTGCTCGTTCTTTTTTGTTACATATTTTCTACTATGGAAATTCGAATATCTTCTTTCTATTCATTCCATCCTAATCTGGCgcgaagttttttttttttttttttttttaatagtaaattgactttgttttaatttattaattggtGGGGCCATGGATTATAGTTCACAATCTTGTTCATTTGTTGATACTTAGGAAGTTGTTGCTGGTTTTATAGATGCTTGGTCGTTAATATATAATGTCTATGTGCATTGTCTGGTGCACTGTGCTCCAAGTTACAGTTGGCATTCCTGGGTCTTTCTTGTTGTTTGATAGTGATGTTGTACGACTTTAGGaattttgtattgtatttccaTATTTTTTGTATCTTCAAGTGgcgtttaaaaaaaaattatttgtggagatattttttaaacttactTTTAGTTATTGCTCTATTTTTATGGACCAAAGATTAATCCATCTCTCTACCCGAACCATTTGTATACGAAGGTTCTTTTTAGAGTTCACTAAGTTGACTTTGGAAAATTTCTAGTTGCAATCATTAGATACGTGgtcaaatttcttattttatttcacCTTGTACGAAGTATCCTGCAAAAAGGACCATCAAATTCAATTTGGCTCTGGGTGATTTGAAAGCCGAAATTTGTGACATAGATTTGAGTTTTGCTGCAAAGCCTAGTATTatgtgttttttcttctttttttttgtgcTTTTTTTTCAAGTCGACAAGCTGTGATTTTAATATGTCTTGCACTTAGCTTCAAGCCATTGCTTTGTTTTTAATGACCGGTTCTTTTCTTTCAGATACGATGATGAAGTTTGCATCCTTTGAGACCATAGTCGAGATGCTATACAAGTATGCCATTCCCACACCAAAGGACCAGTGCAGCAAATCTCTTCAGCTTGGTGTTAGTTTTGCTGGTGGATATGTGGCGGGTGTTTTCTGTGCTATTGTGTCTCATCCTGCTGATAATCTTGTGTCGTTCCTAAACAACGCCAAAGGAGCAACTGTTGGTGATGTAAGTGCTGCTGATGGAGCTCTACTTTGTTCTCGTGCCATTTGCTTTTTTTTAACTCGTGATTTTTCATTGCGCAGGCTGTCAAGAAGCTCGGATTATGGGGTCTCTTCACCCGTGGGCTACCCCTCCGTATTGTGATGATTGGAACTCTTACTGGTGCTCAGTGGGGTATCTACGATGCCTTCAAAGTATTTGTTGGACTGTAAGTAGTTCATCCCAATAGCCAAACCTTTGTATTATATTTTCCCTTTCATTTGAGAGCCATCAGTCACATTGTCATTTTCTTTCGACCAGGCCTACTACTGGTGGCCCGGCGCCTGCTGCCCCTGCACCTGCTGCTGAGCTCGTGAAGGCGTGAGGTTGATGCTTGATTGACCAACCGgagttttgttgtttttattacaagTTGAGGAGAAACCTCTTCATAGGAAATTGAATAAACATAACCATTTTAGAATGATGCTTATAGTCCTCGAAGCTGGAAGAATCTCTTCATAGAATGGATGGACCCTTTTCCATTCAGTTTTCGTTACACCCTTCTTTACTCGGTATTCATTGAATTTGTTCGGCCAAGGATGGTTTTGATCTCATCCTTTGCTTAACTTGGGATACTCATTTGTTTGTAGTAGTTCAGAATTCGGATAGAGAATTGCA
Proteins encoded:
- the LOC120067144 gene encoding mitochondrial phosphate carrier protein 3, mitochondrial-like; this encodes MALSDKPSRQSLIPSFLYSSPSSTRTLPLKKMLQSSPTFDAVSSPPKSFVIPAPTEPSRKIELYSPAFYTACTFGGILSCGLTHMAVTPLDLVKCNMQIDPAKYKSISSGFGVLLKEQGVRGFFRGWVPTLLGYSAQGACKFGFYEFFKKYYSDIAGPEYAAKYKTLIYLAGSASAEVIADIALCPFEAVKVRVQTQPGFARGLADGLPKFVRSEGALGLYKGIVPLWGRQIPYTMMKFASFETIVEMLYKYAIPTPKDQCSKSLQLGVSFAGGYVAGVFCAIVSHPADNLVSFLNNAKGATVGDAVKKLGLWGLFTRGLPLRIVMIGTLTGAQWGIYDAFKVFVGLPTTGGPAPAAPAPAAELVKA